One genomic region from Spirosoma sp. KCTC 42546 encodes:
- a CDS encoding Crp/Fnr family transcriptional regulator: MNTDYTVLTQAIRHWIAVPQAEESIIASLFEPRHIPANDFFLQAGDVCRHVGFVTQGLLRYYILDDGQEHTYDFSPEQQFTCNYESFLTKTPSTRFIQAIEDTSLLVISYDNLQRLYDRLHEGQKFGRLVAEELFVGMLQKLTSFYKETAEERYDTFLHSFPDLQERVPQYVIASYVGIKPQSLSRIRAQRAGKQY; the protein is encoded by the coding sequence ATGAACACAGACTACACAGTATTAACGCAAGCTATCCGCCACTGGATAGCTGTTCCTCAGGCGGAAGAGTCGATCATTGCTTCGCTGTTTGAACCTCGGCATATACCGGCTAATGACTTTTTTCTACAAGCGGGCGATGTTTGTCGACATGTTGGGTTTGTGACGCAGGGGCTGTTGCGTTATTATATTCTTGATGACGGGCAGGAACATACGTATGATTTCTCGCCCGAGCAGCAGTTCACCTGCAATTACGAGAGCTTTCTAACCAAGACGCCTTCAACTCGATTCATTCAGGCCATTGAAGATACCTCGCTGCTGGTTATCAGTTACGATAATCTCCAACGGCTGTATGATCGACTGCACGAAGGGCAAAAGTTTGGGCGGCTGGTTGCGGAGGAGTTATTCGTCGGTATGTTGCAAAAGCTTACCTCGTTTTACAAAGAAACCGCCGAAGAACGCTACGATACGTTTCTGCACAGTTTCCCCGATTTGCAGGAGCGAGTGCCCCAATACGTTATCGCTTCGTATGTCGGGATTAAGCCGCAGTCACTCAGTCGAATTCGGGCCCAGCGGGCGGGCAAACAGTATTGA